The Deltaproteobacteria bacterium sequence TCCTCGACGGTGACGGCGTCGTTTCTGTAGACGCGCACGTCCTCGCCGAGCTCGGCCAGGTACTGGACGAGGTTGTAGGTGAACGAGTCGTAGTTGTCTATCATCAAGAGCATGAACCGGTCCCTGCGGCGCCGTTCAGTTGAGTTCCTCCCTTGCAAGCTTCAGGGCCTTGAAGAGCCCCTTTGCCTTGTTGACCGTCTCGTCGAACTCGCGGGCCGGGTCCGAGTCGGCCACTATGCCGGCGCCGGCCTGCACGTAAAGCTTTCCCCCGCTGACCACCATGGTCCTTATGGCGATGCAGACGTCGAGGTCGCCGTCGAAGCCTATGTAGCCCACCGAACCGCCGTAGACGCCGCGGCGCGTGGGCTCGAGCTCCTCTATTATCTCCATGGCCCTCACCTTCGGAGCCCCGGAGAGCGTGCCAGCCGGGAAACACGAGCGCAGCACGTCGAAGCCGTCGAGATCGGCCCTCTTTTTGCCGCGCACATTCGAGACGATGTGCATGACATGCGAGTAACGTTCCACCGTCATGAACTCGTCCACCCGCACCGAGCCCGGCTCGGCCACCCTGCCCACGTCGTTGCGTCCGAGGTCGACGAGCATTATGTGTTCGGCCCGTTCCTTGGGGTCGGCCACGAGCTCGCGCTCGAGCTCCCTGTCCCGCGCCTCGTCGCGCCCCCTCGGCCGCGTGCCCGCTATGGGCCTTACGGTGATGTCGTCGCCGTCGAGACGCACCAGTATCTCGGGAGACGATCCCACGAGCGTCACTCCGCTCTGGCGCATGAAGAACATGTAGGGCGAGGGGTTCACGACCCGCAGAGCGCGGTAGACGTCGAAGGGCTCCACGTCCAGCGGCGTTTCGAAGCGCTGGGAGATGACGGCCTGGATGATGTCGCCGCTTCGTATGTAACGCTTGGTCTTCTCCACGGCCTCGATGAAGTCCTCTTTTTCGAAGTTGGAGGTGACGGCGCCGCCAGGGCCCGCCGGGGCCGGCTCCCTCGTCCGCCCCTCGCGCAGCCTGCGCCTCAGGGCCTCGAGCTTTTCCACGGCCGCGGCGTAGACCTCGTCGGCGTCGCCGTCGGCGGTGAAGGCGTTGCAGATGAGCTTTATGCGCTGCTCCACGTTGTCGAAGACGAGCAGCGTATCGGTCACCATGAAGCTGA is a genomic window containing:
- the trpE gene encoding anthranilate synthase component I; translated protein: MKKPRYFPSLQDFRALAARADVVPVHTDILADTETPVTAFMKIDDGGGAFLLESVEGGEKWGRYSVLGASARAVVRGRDGVVEISASGSTTTERGDPLDILRRFLRRFRPAAVEGLPRFHGGAVGYVGYDVVRHIERLPELARRDLDIYDLSFMVTDTLLVFDNVEQRIKLICNAFTADGDADEVYAAAVEKLEALRRRLREGRTREPAPAGPGGAVTSNFEKEDFIEAVEKTKRYIRSGDIIQAVISQRFETPLDVEPFDVYRALRVVNPSPYMFFMRQSGVTLVGSSPEILVRLDGDDITVRPIAGTRPRGRDEARDRELERELVADPKERAEHIMLVDLGRNDVGRVAEPGSVRVDEFMTVERYSHVMHIVSNVRGKKRADLDGFDVLRSCFPAGTLSGAPKVRAMEIIEELEPTRRGVYGGSVGYIGFDGDLDVCIAIRTMVVSGGKLYVQAGAGIVADSDPAREFDETVNKAKGLFKALKLAREELN